A stretch of Lathyrus oleraceus cultivar Zhongwan6 chromosome 6, CAAS_Psat_ZW6_1.0, whole genome shotgun sequence DNA encodes these proteins:
- the LOC127098395 gene encoding uncharacterized protein LOC127098395 isoform X1 gives MYLPRHILIRTFLHRRPFSHSAAAILHPPEPDLEPLTYLEGFPKPDPKYDETILAIPRRDSGKNISAKEHKVGRVPSIVFGQEDGQHGGNKRLISVRSDQIRKLINHLGRSFFLSRLFHLQVLHQFDSDSNPNDDNVIENVRVLPRSIHLKAGTDAPLNVTFIRAPSDALLKVDIPIVFIGDDISPGLKKGNREGSLCSECKKLPIIQ, from the exons ATGTATCTCCCCCGCCACATACTCATCAGAACCTTCCTTCACCGCCGTCCATTCTCCCATTCCGCCGCCGCCATCCTCCACCCCCCAGAGCCAGACCTAGAGCCGCTCACCTACCTCGAAGGCTTTCCAAAACCTGACCCTAAGTACGACGAGACCATCCTCGCTATCCCCCGCAGAGATTCCGGGAAGAACATTTCGGCCAAGGAGCACAAAGTCGGTCGCGTTCCGAGCATAGTGTTCGGGCAGGAAGACGGCCAGCACGGCGGTAACAAACGCCTCATTTCCGTCCGCTCCGATCAAATCAGGAAGCTCATTAACCATCTCGGACGCTCGTTTTTCCTCTCACGCCTCTTCCATCTACAAGTTCTCCACCAATTCGACTCTGATTCAAACCCTAACGATGACAATGTCATTGAGAACGTTCGCGTTTTGCCCCGCAGT ATTCATTTGAAAGCTGGCACAGATGCACCTTTGAATGTTACATTTATAAGGGCTCCTTCAGATGCTTTGTTGAAAGTTGATATTCCTATTGTATTCATAGGAGATGATATTTCCCCTGGACTCAAGAAAG GCAATAGAGAAGGAAGTTTGTGCTCAGAGTGTAAAAAGTTACCTATAATTCAATGA
- the LOC127098395 gene encoding uncharacterized protein LOC127098395 isoform X2 produces MYLPRHILIRTFLHRRPFSHSAAAILHPPEPDLEPLTYLEGFPKPDPKYDETILAIPRRDSGKNISAKEHKVGRVPSIVFGQEDGQHGGNKRLISVRSDQIRKLINHLGRSFFLSRLFHLQVLHQFDSDSNPNDDNVIENVRVLPRSIHLKAGTDAPLNVTFIRAPSDALLKVDIPIVFIGDDISPGLKKEKEVCAQSVKSYL; encoded by the exons ATGTATCTCCCCCGCCACATACTCATCAGAACCTTCCTTCACCGCCGTCCATTCTCCCATTCCGCCGCCGCCATCCTCCACCCCCCAGAGCCAGACCTAGAGCCGCTCACCTACCTCGAAGGCTTTCCAAAACCTGACCCTAAGTACGACGAGACCATCCTCGCTATCCCCCGCAGAGATTCCGGGAAGAACATTTCGGCCAAGGAGCACAAAGTCGGTCGCGTTCCGAGCATAGTGTTCGGGCAGGAAGACGGCCAGCACGGCGGTAACAAACGCCTCATTTCCGTCCGCTCCGATCAAATCAGGAAGCTCATTAACCATCTCGGACGCTCGTTTTTCCTCTCACGCCTCTTCCATCTACAAGTTCTCCACCAATTCGACTCTGATTCAAACCCTAACGATGACAATGTCATTGAGAACGTTCGCGTTTTGCCCCGCAGT ATTCATTTGAAAGCTGGCACAGATGCACCTTTGAATGTTACATTTATAAGGGCTCCTTCAGATGCTTTGTTGAAAGTTGATATTCCTATTGTATTCATAGGAGATGATATTTCCCCTGGACTCAAGAAAG AGAAGGAAGTTTGTGCTCAGAGTGTAAAAAGTTACCTATAA